A part of Drosophila ananassae strain 14024-0371.13 chromosome 2R, ASM1763931v2, whole genome shotgun sequence genomic DNA contains:
- the LOC6506854 gene encoding SKP1-like protein 11 produces MSLTPDDCEEPKFVQLKTCEGFIHDVETCLVEQMGTVRDMLLLECSDSTDVIPLAKIEWWIMKMVIHWCRLVQDNSAQKEARDRSSMFIELLEEAKGDDEVVFQLLLAANYLNVESLLDAGTQYLADAITTCGSAEEIRNRFNLQNDIPSDEYEP; encoded by the coding sequence ATGTCGCTAACTCCGGATGACTGTGAGGAACCGAAATTCGTGCAACTGAAGACATGTGAAGGCTTCATCCACGACGTGGAGACTTGCCTAGTGGAACAGATGGGCACAGTGCGTGATATGCTGCTGCTCGAGTGCTCCGACTCCACCGACGTAATACCTCTGGCGAAGATTGAATGGTGGATCATGAAAATGGTGATTCATTGGTGCAGATTGGTCCAAGACAACAGTGCACAGAAGGAAGCCAGGGATAGATCGAGCATGTTCATAGAATTACTCGAGGAGGCAAAGGGCGACGACGAGGTCGTCTTTCAACTCCTCTTGGCAGCCAACTATCTAAATGTGGAGAGTCTGTTGGATGCGGGGACGCAGTACCTGGCCGATGCAATAACAACCTGCGGAAGTGCCGAGGAAATACGGAATCGTTTTAACTTGCAAAATGATATTCCCAGCGACGAATATGAGCCATAA
- the LOC6493134 gene encoding phosphatase and actin regulator 2 isoform X15, with amino-acid sequence MMGYIMGCACFKEPRKDKTDAQQQQQQHGGNGTISMPNIEQPTCQGSMLPPPGGGGLHQVDGKMERPNTLGGANKLTRRGVNICYHNEHMYGEDGKMVGGPPGSTPPPYPGGKLPPGVILSELPEPPIPLSEIGPIPPPPMFSTPSPTLIAGRPHGPGAVNDQDYQQDYDYDDHDPDQDELDSDDEYAPYGGNHVRMMDTQRVEEIPAKEPKPNAVPLKSALKKKGGIMPASASTPVTPTQEHSGGTGAGSAASAAAISNSNGGIGSMAAAAAAAAQQSASQRPLVVRQDAAGNNYSLKPILRPRIRLCRQQMFNIQLPCTVENKENTRPFVIRESSSDSDESDGHIVYRDDDNDNTRLAKLARKESLSLKLQLRPDKQDLINRNILHQVTDNELKESKEAIGARLIRRLSMRPTAEELVERNILKTQSPAEEKKQKEEKKSYLLRKLSFRPTVEELKEKKIIRFNDYIEVTQAHDYDRRADKPWTRLTPKDKAAIRKELNEFKSSEMAVHEGSRHLTRFHRP; translated from the exons AACCAAGAAAAGACAAGACTGatgcacaacaacaacagcaacaacatggCGGCAATGGCACAATATCCATGCCCAACATCGAGCAGCCCACCTGCCAGGGCTCGATGCTGCCGCCACCTGGCGGCGGCGGGCTGCACCAGGTCGATGGCAAAATGGAGAGGCCCAACACACTGGGCGGAGCCAATAAGCTGACACGTCGCGGCGTCAACATCTGCTACCACAATGAGCACATGT ATGGCGAAGATGGAAAAATGGTGGGTGGTCCGCCGGGCAGTACTCCGCCTCCATATCCCGGAGGGAAGCTGCCACCGGGCGTGATACTCAGCGAGCTGCCAGAGCCACCAATACCGCTCTCAGAGATCGGACCGATCCCACCGCCGCCGATGTTCTCCACGCCGAGCCCCACGCTCATCGCAGGACGACCGCACGGGCCAGGCGCCGTTAATGATCAGGACTACCAGCAGGACTACGACTACGATG ATCACGATCCCGATCAGGATGAGCTCGATTCTGACGATGAGTACGCCCCTTATGGTGGTAACCATGTGCGCATGATGGACACGCAGCGCGTTGAGGAAATTCCAGCCAAAGAGCCAAAACCAAATGCAGTTCCTCTCAAGTCGGCGCTGAAGAAGAAGGGCGGCATTATGCCCGCCTCGGCCTCCACGCCGGTCACGCCCACCCAGGAGCATTCGGGCGGAACTGGGGCCGGAAGTGCGGCCAGTGCGGCGGCCATTTCAAATAGCAATGGCGGTATCGGATCAATGGCGGCAgctgccgcagcagcagcacagcAGTCTGCCAGCCAGCGTCCTTTGGTGGTGCGACAGGATGCGGCAGGCAACAACTATTCGCTCAA GCCAATACTACGACCACGGATTAGATTATG CAGGCAGCAAATGTTCAACATCCAATTGCCGTGCACGGTGGAAAATAAGGAGAATACGCGGCCATTTGTGATACGGGAGAGTAGCAGCGATAGCGATGAGAGTGATGGACATATCGTCTACCGGGACGACGACAACGACAACACCCGGCTGGCCAAGCTGGCCAGGAAGGAGTCCCTGTCCCTGAAGCTTCAGCTGCGACCGGACAAGCAGGATCTCATCAATCGCAACATCCTGCATCAGGTGACCGATAATGAGCTCAAGGAGTCCAAGGAGGCGATCGGAGCGCGTCTCATCCGTCGGCTGTCGATGCGTCCCACGGCCGAAGAGCTGGTCGAgcgcaatattttgaaaa CTCAATCACCCGCCGAGGAGAAAAAGCAGAAGGAAGAGAAGAAATCCTATCTGTTGCGCAAGCTCAGTTTTCGGCCCACCGTCGAGGAGCTGAAGGAGAAGAAGATCATTCGGTTCAACGACTACATCGAGGTGACGCAGGCCCACGACTACGATCGCCGGGCGGACAAGCCATGGACAAGACTGACGCCAAAGGACAAGGCCGCCATTCGCAAGGAGCTGAACGAGTTCAAGTCCTCCGAGATGGCCGTCCACGAAGGCAGTCGTCATCTTACGAG ATTCCATAGGCCATGA
- the LOC6493134 gene encoding phosphatase and actin regulator 2 isoform X16: protein MMGYIMGCACFKEPRKDKTDAQQQQQQHGGNGTISMPNIEQPTCQGSMLPPPGGGGLHQVDGKMERPNTLGGANKLTRRGVNICYHNEHMYGEDGKMVGGPPGSTPPPYPGGKLPPGVILSELPEPPIPLSEIGPIPPPPMFSTPSPTLIAGRPHGPGAVNDQDYQQDYDYDDHDPDQDELDSDDEYAPYGGNHVRMMDTQRVEEIPAKEPKPNAVPLKSALKKKGGIMPASASTPVTPTQEHSGGTGAGSAASAAAISNSNGGIGSMAAAAAAAAQQSASQRPLVVRQDAAGNNYSLNRQQMFNIQLPCTVENKENTRPFVIRESSSDSDESDGHIVYRDDDNDNTRLAKLARKESLSLKLQLRPDKQDLINRNILHQVTDNELKESKEAIGARLIRRLSMRPTAEELVERNILKTQSPAEEKKQKEEKKSYLLRKLSFRPTVEELKEKKIIRFNDYIEVTQAHDYDRRADKPWTRLTPKDKAAIRKELNEFKSSEMAVHEGSRHLTRFHRP from the exons AACCAAGAAAAGACAAGACTGatgcacaacaacaacagcaacaacatggCGGCAATGGCACAATATCCATGCCCAACATCGAGCAGCCCACCTGCCAGGGCTCGATGCTGCCGCCACCTGGCGGCGGCGGGCTGCACCAGGTCGATGGCAAAATGGAGAGGCCCAACACACTGGGCGGAGCCAATAAGCTGACACGTCGCGGCGTCAACATCTGCTACCACAATGAGCACATGT ATGGCGAAGATGGAAAAATGGTGGGTGGTCCGCCGGGCAGTACTCCGCCTCCATATCCCGGAGGGAAGCTGCCACCGGGCGTGATACTCAGCGAGCTGCCAGAGCCACCAATACCGCTCTCAGAGATCGGACCGATCCCACCGCCGCCGATGTTCTCCACGCCGAGCCCCACGCTCATCGCAGGACGACCGCACGGGCCAGGCGCCGTTAATGATCAGGACTACCAGCAGGACTACGACTACGATG ATCACGATCCCGATCAGGATGAGCTCGATTCTGACGATGAGTACGCCCCTTATGGTGGTAACCATGTGCGCATGATGGACACGCAGCGCGTTGAGGAAATTCCAGCCAAAGAGCCAAAACCAAATGCAGTTCCTCTCAAGTCGGCGCTGAAGAAGAAGGGCGGCATTATGCCCGCCTCGGCCTCCACGCCGGTCACGCCCACCCAGGAGCATTCGGGCGGAACTGGGGCCGGAAGTGCGGCCAGTGCGGCGGCCATTTCAAATAGCAATGGCGGTATCGGATCAATGGCGGCAgctgccgcagcagcagcacagcAGTCTGCCAGCCAGCGTCCTTTGGTGGTGCGACAGGATGCGGCAGGCAACAACTATTCGCTCAA CAGGCAGCAAATGTTCAACATCCAATTGCCGTGCACGGTGGAAAATAAGGAGAATACGCGGCCATTTGTGATACGGGAGAGTAGCAGCGATAGCGATGAGAGTGATGGACATATCGTCTACCGGGACGACGACAACGACAACACCCGGCTGGCCAAGCTGGCCAGGAAGGAGTCCCTGTCCCTGAAGCTTCAGCTGCGACCGGACAAGCAGGATCTCATCAATCGCAACATCCTGCATCAGGTGACCGATAATGAGCTCAAGGAGTCCAAGGAGGCGATCGGAGCGCGTCTCATCCGTCGGCTGTCGATGCGTCCCACGGCCGAAGAGCTGGTCGAgcgcaatattttgaaaa CTCAATCACCCGCCGAGGAGAAAAAGCAGAAGGAAGAGAAGAAATCCTATCTGTTGCGCAAGCTCAGTTTTCGGCCCACCGTCGAGGAGCTGAAGGAGAAGAAGATCATTCGGTTCAACGACTACATCGAGGTGACGCAGGCCCACGACTACGATCGCCGGGCGGACAAGCCATGGACAAGACTGACGCCAAAGGACAAGGCCGCCATTCGCAAGGAGCTGAACGAGTTCAAGTCCTCCGAGATGGCCGTCCACGAAGGCAGTCGTCATCTTACGAG ATTCCATAGGCCATGA